Within bacterium, the genomic segment TACCGGCACTAAGGATCTTCGTAAACTCGGTGGTCTTTCCAGTAAATTACCGATTACGACAACTTCTACTCTTGTTGGTGCTCTATCTATATCCGGCGTTCCGCCTTTTAACGGCTTTTTTAGTAAACTTTTAATCATTATAGCCTGCGTCTCAGCGGGGCGTTGGTTCCTTGCCGCCCTCGCTGCGGCTGTTAGTGTTATCACGCTTATCTACTTCCTAAAAGCTATGCGCTTCAGCCTCTTTGGAGAGCTTTCCAAAAAAATGCAAAATATACGCGAGGTTCCTTTCCCGATGGCTTTTAGCCTTATCGCCCTCTCAGTTATCTGCCTCGGCATTGGTATCGCTTATTTCATCGGGCCAACCTTTAACGACCTTTTCCTTGAACCTGCCGCCGCCGTTCTTTTAGATGGTCTTAAGAACAACGCTGCAAATTATATTTCCACGGTATTAGGAGGATAGAATGAGAGCTATTATTCAATTTCTTGTCCTGATGATCTTATGGCTCTTGATAACTTGGAGCCTTCAATTCGCGGACGTTATTGCTGGTGCCGTGGTTTCTATTATTGTTATTGCTTTAATGGGCAACATGTTTATTCAAAAAGCCGTTCGCATCCTCAACCCTGTTCGCCTTTTTTGGACGATCGTTTACATTCCCTACCTGCTTTGGTATATTCTTTGGGCGAATATCGATGTTGCATACAGGGTTATCAATCCTTCGATGCCAATTCGTCCCGGCATAGTTCATTTCAAGACAAGTCTAAAAACAGATATGGGTAAAACCTTTCTCGCAAACTCCATTACGCTCACCCCCGGAACTCTCACTGTAGATATTGTGGACGACGAGTTTTTCGTTCACTGGATCAATGTTAAATTCGACGGCGATTCCAAAAAACAGGGTGAAGAGATAGCCGGCAAGTTCGAGCGTATTCTCAGGAGGATATTCGAATGAGTGTTTTGATGATGATATACATTTGGGCGCTGGTTATCGGTGCATTTTTATGTCTATACCGTATAGGTATGGGGCCAACCCCACCGGACAGAACTGTTGCTATCGATATACTCGGCACCCTCGTAGTCGGTTTCTGCGCTTTTTTAAGCCTTTTCACCGGCAAGGATTTCTATATGAATATCGGAATATCGTGGGCGCTTTTGGCCTTCGTCGGCACAATCGCCCTTGCGAAATTCCTCGAGAGGAGAAGCTTCGATGAGTGAGACTATCGGATATATTTTAATATCAATCGGCGTGTTATTCGATGTTCTCGGATGTGTCGGTTTAGTCCGACTTCCGGATGTCTATAACCGCCTTCAAGCCGCCACTAAATGCGTTACTCTAGGGACGTGCATGATCCTTTTTGGCGTTTTTATTATCAGCGGTTTTTCCGCTATGGGAATCAAGGCACTTATCTGCATGTTCTTCATTCTCATAACTAATCCCACAAGCGCCCATGCTTTGGCAAGGGGCTCCCACAAGGCCGGCGTGCCGTTATGGCCCGGTTCCGTTACAGATGAATACCAGAAAGCTCAGGAGAAGAAATCATGAGGAAACCCAAGCTCAGAGAGTTGGGCGAGGCAATAAAGGCTATCGTTAAAGGACCTTATACTGATAAATTCCCGTTCAAACCTGCGAACATAGCTGAGGAATACAAAGGCTTTCCAGAATTCCAGGAGGATGGATGTGTTCGTTGTGGTGGATGTGTTCAGATATGCCCTGTTAAAGCCATCAAGATGATCGACGAGCCTGAAACCGGAAAACGGATCATGTTCCGCGATTACAGCCAATGTATTCAGTGTGGTCAATGCGCTGAATATTGCCTTACCAGTGAAGGTATAGTCATGACCACCGAATGGGACAAGACCACTCTCGACCCAACAACTATCCATGAACAGGTAGAAGATGATTTGGTCTTTTGCGAGTCTTGCGCTGCGGTTATTACCACTAAAAAACACATGGATTTCATTATCGAGCGACTCGGTGAATTAGCATATTCCAATCCTTCGCTTGTTATGCACCATAATTATCAGATGGGTCTTGCGGACAAAGATGCCGGTAAAAACCATGAGGGTTTCTGGCGCGAGGATTATATGCGTATTCTCTGTCCCAACTGCAGACGCAATCTCGTGTTCAAAGAAGAGTGGGGCGGATAAACAAGATTCGCTGTTATTGGACTATAAAACCTACGGGGAGCCGCATTTCGCGCTCCCCTTTGTTATTCCCTTCTTTTAAAATAACCAACTATCTTTAAATCTGCAATAATTTCTCTTATCTTTCTCGTTATTTTCATTTTAGTTATTTGTATATTTATCCTGAATACTTCGATATTCTCTTTACTCTTGCAAATTTTCTTTCTCTGACTATATTCCACCGCTTATGTTCGATTCGCTTAATATTATTGGTAGCCATTTAGGAACTGTTTTGGTCGGTGTCGGCAACGACATTTCCGGCGACGATGCCTTCGGCCCAGAGCTTGCAAGGAAACTAAAGCCCTATCTCGGCAAACGCGCCATCGATGCTGGTCTCGCCCCCGAAAACTGGACAGGCCCGATAATTAAACTTGCGCCGTCAAAACTTATAATCGCCGATGCGGTTGCTTTCGACGAAAAACCCGGTAAGATACACCTCTTTAAACCCGAGGAACTTATCGATGGCATCCCCGCGACACATGGCCCCGGGCTTGGCGCGTTCATTGCGTATATTCGAGATAGATTACCCGATTGCGAAATCTCGATTCTCGCGGTCCAACCCGCCAAAACCGGACTTATGGTGCCAATGAGCAACGAGGTGATTGACGCGATAGAAAAGTTAGTCGATGAATTAAAGCTCATTCTTAGTAAAGAAGAAATTTAGTCTGACATTCCCGCGAAAGCGGGAATGTCAATTTAGAGAATAACCATGCACGAATTATCTATAGCGCGCGGAATAATGGCAAACCTTCGGCCCTGGCTCGACGAGCAGGATGATCGACTTAGATTAAACGAGATCGTGGTCAAATGCGGCCCTTTCCGCGCTGTTGTGCCAGATGCTCTCGAAGCCGCATGGGATGTTGTTCGCAAAGAACACAATAAAACCCTTCTATCACAGATTACTATCGACGCAACTGCAATAGCAGTCTCCTGCGGCGACTGTGGTTATTCATTTAATGTGGGAAGGCCTGTCTTTAAATGTCCGAAATGCGAAGGGGATAATCTTTCATTTTCCGGCGGAAATGAATTATATATAGAAGATATAAAAACAAAGTTGGAGGAATAATATGTGTGAAACCTGCGGATGCGGCCAGCCCGATAAACCTGAACCCACAATCAAAAGCCCTATCGGAAAGGACCTGCTTTCAAGCAACGATAAAATAGCAAAACATAATCGTGAACATCTTCGCCATATAGGCGCGTTTATGGTGCATCTCACTAGTTCCCCCGGAAGTGGCAAAACGACATTGCTCGAACAGACCGTCGAACGCCTGAAAGGCAAGTTGTCAATAGGTGTTATCGAGGGCGATGTCGCTACGGAAAACGATGCCGACCGTATGCGCGCGCTCGGGGTGCCCTCGCAGGCTATAACAACCGATGGTGCATGCCATCTCAGCGCACGGCAGGTTCATCACGCCCTTCATCATCTTACCGAAGATGGAGATTTCGACCTTATCTTTGTGGAAAATGTAGGCAATCTCGTTTGCCCGGCTGATTTCGACCTCGGAGAGGATTACCGCGTGGTGCTTGTCAGCGCGACAGAAGGCGATGATAAGCCCGAGAAATACCCGCCGATCTTCAGGCGCGCCGATGCGCTGGTCGTAAGCAAAATCGACCTTTTACCGCATGTTGAATTCGATGTCGAGAAAGTGAAAAAACACGCACGTGTCATAGCGCCTAGACTTCGCACATTCGAACTGTCGTCCAAATCCGGCAATGGCTTGGACAAATGGGTAAATTGGTTATTGAGTATTGTGCCGGCTAAGAAATAATTATTTCAAATACACGATTCTCTTTGTGATCTCAGAATTACCGGATGACGCTCGCACGAGATAAATTCCGCTGCCGATCGATTCGTCGGGTTGCCAGATAAATTCGCCATACCCGTCATTGCGAGCCCGAAGGGCATGGCAATCTCCTTCTGTTTGCGGCAAGATTGCCACGTCGGGCGTTGCCCTCCTCGCAATAACGTCCACCCGCCTGCCGGCGAGGTCGAAAATCTCCACGCGTAGGGGCACCTCTACGCCATCGAGGGAGATCGTTACCGCAAAATTAAAGGGATTAGGATAGGCCGAAAGCGAAAATTCCCCCGGTAGGGCAGTTTCCTCGATAGCCGAAACATCGATGATTCTTATAGGGGTGTCGTTCTTGTCGTTCGCAAAGTCATATTTCAAGCTGCTTATGCGGACATAGCAGTTATATACATGCCCATCGATATCGGGCACATTCCAGATATAGAAACCCCATGTGGTCGAATCTACTATCGATATCCAGGGGCCATCGGGACCAACAAACGAATACTCTATTTTAACCGCATTAAAGCTCGGTATGCCTGATTTTTCCCAGCGGAGAATGCATGTATTGTCGTCCTCGATGGGCTCGTCGCCATTGGGATATGTAAGCTCGATTCCGGGGCCGGGATAGGTTTGATAATGCAGGGAATAATATCCATATGTCGTATCACTTTCGCCCCTGGTCATCAAATAATAAACACCGTCCTCCGACGGAAGGAACTCTATACTAAAATGCTCGTTTATTGCTGTCCCACCACTCGACACGAGAGGCGCAGAACTGCAAGAGCTATATATCTCAGCGTAGGTGTTCGAATTACCTGAAGCATAAAAGGCATATGTGCTCTCTCTTGAGGCCGAGAACATGAACCAATCGCGGTCACCTAAGGGATATACAGCATCTCTAATAGATTGTATAGCTGGCTCCGGTGATATATACATCGCTTCAGTGCAGGCATCCGGGGAATCGGTGCGAGGATCTGTTTCGATATTCAAAACCCCATAATTGATAATTGAATAACCGACAGGCATACCCGAAGGAAGCGAATACCAGTTGTCGTAACTTCCTCCCCAGCCCATGTTAAGGTGATAAAGGCCGGTAGTATTGTAACCATCGCAGTTAATAGCGTGGCCATCCTCCCAACCCGCTTTATAAATCGCAAGTTGTGCCGGGCGACCAGCAATCATGTCGTCACGAAGGACATTAAGGAAACCCGCGGCATCGCCTGAGAACTGAAACGAATTCTTGTATCCCCATTGATAATTATAGTCTTCGCCATCAACATTTGCCCCGGTGCCGTAGGAGCTGTAATTCGATTGAACACTCACCCCTGCTGCGAAAGAAAGCGCAGCTTTAAAATGATCCGAAGGATGTGGGCCGAGATATGTGTTATACTCTATAGAGTCTATCGAGGCCGTGGTGGCATCTATCGCGATATAAGGTGGTTCCCATCCAGAAGTATAACTATCGTCTTCGGTGAAGCGCACAAATGGAGGATATTCCCAATAGTTTAATATCTGAGCCATCGAGGTTGCTGTGCAACCCACTACTGAACGGCCTCCGGATGATGGATCGATAGGGCAATAAGTATTGAATGGGGAGGTTTGCTCCCAATGTGTATCTAACAATGGCCCATATATTTCCATGGTGCTTAGATGTCTCCTAAGTTCCATGTCTGAAGAAAGAAATGCGCGCCACATAGCATTATTTTTCTCGATCACCTCTGATGAAGTAATTTTAATTGCCTCGAACCTCATATTCATATCGAGAATAATCATATGAAATAGCACATTGTTTGAGGATGTATCGAAATCGAAGTTGGTCTCGTTTGAGTATGAAATTAGCGGTTCGATATCGCTATTCGCTGACACAACGATAAAACCCCGAGGCGAAAGTTCGAATACATAGGCTAAAGTTATCGTATCTTTTGTCAGAAATTTAGTGGCTTTTATATCCTCACCGTTAGCGTTCGCATTGATATATGTCCGTGCCACACATTCGGCATCGTCCATTACGATTGTTGCTGCGAAAGCCGGAACTAATACAAACAAAAGACTAGTTATAATAACTCTTCGCACGATTCGTCCTTTCAAATAATTGATTACTTAACAGTAATAAAAGAATTCTTGTTTGCAACCGCAAGTTTTGCACCTTCAATATTTTTGGAGAGGCAAATTTTTCTGTTTCTGAATACAGTAAAATAGCTATATTGGATAAATGGTGGATGTAACTGAAATTTTATCTCATTTTAAAGCTAATTTATCAGCATTCGACCTTGCTGGGAAAAACTTACGAGTAGCTATTTCTGGTGGCTCGGATTCCGTAGCCCTTTTATGTTTGCTAAAAAAAGCATTGCCTAACACCGAGATCAAAGCTCTTCATATCGATCATGGTATTCGCCCTGAAAGCAAGAAGGAAGCCGAATTTGTTAAGGAACTATGTGCAAGGTTTAGTATTCCGCTCGATATCCGCGAAGTTTTCGTTGAAAAATTTACGAAACAATCTACCCTCGGCCTCGAAGAGGCCGCGCGTAACCTTCGATACTGCATCTTCGCGGAATACACTGCATTAAGCGAGATAGTTGCCACAGCACATACTGCCGGAGACGTCATCGAAACCATGCTTTTCAATCTTGCCCGTGGAAGCGGGCCTCGTGGTCTTTCCGGGATACCTATATCCCGAGATGGCATCATCCGACCATTATTAAATTTCTGGCGGCGCGATCTTCAGAAATGGCTTAAATCAGAGTCCATCGATTGGATAGAAGACAAATCAAACCTCGACCTGCGCTTCAGCCGTAACCGCATTCGCTGGATGCTTATTCCCGAAATGAGGCGCGTTTTCGGGGAATCCGTGGTATATAGGCTTCGCCGTGAGGCAGATATTTTTTCATCTTGTAGCAAGTTCCTCGATTCATCAGCTCTAAAACTATTCCAAAAGGCGCGTATTATCGCTTTCGATCAAATCCTGATTATAGATTCTAAAATTGCCCTCGAAACACAATGGGGATGGGGAGAGATACTGCGCCTTTGCTCTATCGAATTAACTAATCCAATCCCTTCTATAGATTTTGCCAACGTCTCTCGTCTATATAAAACTGCCAAAGCATCTCGCATGGGAAGGCGTTATCCCGTTTCGGGGAATCTTCATATCGAAGTTGACGGAAATCTTATATTTGTTTTCAAGGAAATACCACAAATTCGGGAAATCGAAGCATTTATCGATTCACGAATCGAATTACAAAATGGCATGGGGGCCTTGAATATATCGAAAAATCGCCCCGGAACAGTCGTGCAATACGATGGTAAACCTTTGTCCATTCGTCCTGCTCAATCAGGCGATGAAATTAACTCCAAACGAAAACTTAGGCGCTTTTTATCAAAAAAAGGCATACCACGTCTATTGCGAGATACAATGCCCATAGTCTTTTCCGGCGAAACTCCTATATATGCGCCAATAATTGGCGCGCTGAAACCAGAACCCGCTTTGTTTTCATTATTTATCGATTATGAAGGCCCGTTGAAAAACATCTTTCTCAATAAAAGGAGCATCAATGGAAAACTATAAAATCCACAAGCTTATCGACCAAATGGCTATTAAAACACGCATTGCCGAAGTCGCGAAACAAATCGAGAACGACTACTCCGATACTAATCCAATTATCGCTGTTGTCCTCAAAGGCGGCTTCATCTTCGCCGCCGATCTCGTGAGGAATATCAATACCCCATTCACTATAGATTTCATTGGCGCTTCGAGTTATATCGGGACAAAATCCTCAGGTGATATTAAGATTACGAAAGACCTCAATACTCCAGTCGGAGGAAGAAACCTTATCCTCGTCGAAGATATTGTGGACACTGGCCTCACTCTTTATAATCTATGTAAAACCCTACAACAACGCGAACCACTCTCTATTAAAATCGCAGCACTACTCTTAAAAAATATCGATCGCCCTTTCGACCTACCTGTTGATTATTATGCCTTCGAGATACCCGACAAGTTCGTGGTCGGCTTCGGTTTAGACTATAATGAAAAACACCGCGGGTTGCCATATGTGGGCTATATCGAGCCCTTTGAATAATTCTAGCTGGTTTTCACGCTTTGTATTAACAATACAAACCCCCATCCCAAGGGCGTCGGACTCCTCGGCCCTCGGCCTCGAAGCCCAGCGAGAGGCCGGTCTATAATACTCCTTTATTTTGACCATTTTCGCTCCGGCCTCTCGCAGGTTTGTTCGCCGACGAAAAGCAAGCTTTTCTCCCGACAAACAAACCCGACGCCCCCCCTATAAGGTCGAGCACGCTCGACCTTATAAAAATAACTACACAGAATATTCTCAGGCGCGCTGGCGCGGGAAAGGGGCGGTGGCTTGATGGGGATTTTTGCGCAAGAAAAGCTAACTATTAGGTTATAATTCTCGGTATAACAAAAATCGTGACAGCGCGAAGGAGGGGAAAATCGGGATTATTCCACCATTTTGGTATTTCCTAAATTAGTAATCGAGATAAACACATTCTCTTAAACAATAACTTTGAGTAAACTGTTTAAGTTCTTTATTGACATTAAAATAAATTTGTTTATCTTCTATATAAAGTCCTCCAATGCACAGGGTTTAGGTGGATTGAGTTTTAACCGTTTCCAAATATGAGAAATACTAAATCTTCGCAAAAGAATTCAGGGCACTCTATTCGAGGTATAATCGCTTCAATTATGCTCGTTTCTTTCGCATTATGGCTCTTCATGTCTATAGTTGGCGCACCACCAGCTTCATCCGAATTAAGCAATGTTGGTTTCAATAAATTTGGTGGTCCGGTGGGGGCCTTCGCGGCCTCTCATTTGGTAGCCACCTTCGGCTATCTATCGATTTTTATTTCTGCACTGATAATCCTTGTGGCTATTGGACGAATATTTCAAATACAAGTGAGAAAAATCGCTGTCCTTGGGGGGGAGATAATTTCCGGTCATGCAATCTTAGCCTGTCTCTTGGGACTGCCCGAAAGCGGGCTTTCGATGAACATAGTTGGGAATTATGGTCTCACACTTTCTTCGACTGTTAAATCCGTGTTTGGTGGTTTGGGTTCCTATATTTTCATGATTTGTCTTTTTCTCGGATTCATCGCCGTGCTGACTCGCCTTGATATTCGGGGTTCTTTTCAATCGGCGGGCAAGGGTATTTCAGGGATAATAATTTGGCTTTCGGCAAGAAAAGAAAGACGATCAGCTCGCAAAGAAGCCACGCGCGAGGAAATTTTTGCCAAGTATTCAAACAAGCTGCGTGAGAACCATAATCCCGGAGGTATAACTGGAAGCCTTATCCCTGGCGATCTCTCACATCCTGAAAATTACACCGAACCAGTAGCCTCTATTATCAATGAAGATCAGGAAGTAGAACCAAACGCAAAAGAAACGCCCTCGAATTACATGGAGTTCATTCCACCTCCTATTCGAAGAAATGCAAAAACATTCAAAGAAAACCGCGATTTTGCCCCAAAGGAAATAGAGGCTATACCACCCCCTCCTTCTGGTCACCTTGATACAATAAATCCTAAGACTTTACATGAAACCATCCCTATAAAAAAGAAATCTATCCCGCAACTTAAAAACCCGTTCTTAAGTGACGAACTGGAAACAGAAGATAAACCTAAACCCATCATCTCTCAGGAACCACCACTCCCTGAACCAGTTATCTCGAATGAAAAATCCCCGGAGATAGCCTCCATTTATGAAAATATGCCCATCGAAAAGGCAAAATCTCAGCACAATCAATCAAAAAAAATATCTTTATTGCGACCTTATAAATATACTCCTCCTCCTCTAAATATTCTCATCGACCCAGAACCAGATCCCGAAAGTGTGTCGGATGGCGCTCTTCATAAGCAATCCCAGAGGCTCTTGGAAACCCTTCGAAGCTTCAATGTTGATGGCGTAATACGCGAGATATGTCCCGGGCCGGTTATCACTAGATTCGAACTCGAGCCTGCAGTGGGAGTTAAGGTCAGTCGAATTTCCAACCTTGCAGATGACATTGCGCTCGCGCTGAAGGCAAAAGACATTCGTATTGTCGCACCAATCCCCGGCAAAGGTGCCGTGGGTATCGAGGTGCCTAACGACAATAGCCAAATCGTTCGAATAAAATCGGA encodes:
- a CDS encoding Na+/H+ antiporter subunit E translates to MRAIIQFLVLMILWLLITWSLQFADVIAGAVVSIIVIALMGNMFIQKAVRILNPVRLFWTIVYIPYLLWYILWANIDVAYRVINPSMPIRPGIVHFKTSLKTDMGKTFLANSITLTPGTLTVDIVDDEFFVHWINVKFDGDSKKQGEEIAGKFERILRRIFE
- a CDS encoding cation:proton antiporter, coding for MSVLMMIYIWALVIGAFLCLYRIGMGPTPPDRTVAIDILGTLVVGFCAFLSLFTGKDFYMNIGISWALLAFVGTIALAKFLERRSFDE
- a CDS encoding Na+/H+ antiporter subunit G, giving the protein MSETIGYILISIGVLFDVLGCVGLVRLPDVYNRLQAATKCVTLGTCMILFGVFIISGFSAMGIKALICMFFILITNPTSAHALARGSHKAGVPLWPGSVTDEYQKAQEKKS
- a CDS encoding 4Fe-4S binding protein translates to MRKPKLRELGEAIKAIVKGPYTDKFPFKPANIAEEYKGFPEFQEDGCVRCGGCVQICPVKAIKMIDEPETGKRIMFRDYSQCIQCGQCAEYCLTSEGIVMTTEWDKTTLDPTTIHEQVEDDLVFCESCAAVITTKKHMDFIIERLGELAYSNPSLVMHHNYQMGLADKDAGKNHEGFWREDYMRILCPNCRRNLVFKEEWGG
- a CDS encoding hydrogenase maturation protease; this encodes MFDSLNIIGSHLGTVLVGVGNDISGDDAFGPELARKLKPYLGKRAIDAGLAPENWTGPIIKLAPSKLIIADAVAFDEKPGKIHLFKPEELIDGIPATHGPGLGAFIAYIRDRLPDCEISILAVQPAKTGLMVPMSNEVIDAIEKLVDELKLILSKEEI
- a CDS encoding hydrogenase maturation nickel metallochaperone HypA — encoded protein: MHELSIARGIMANLRPWLDEQDDRLRLNEIVVKCGPFRAVVPDALEAAWDVVRKEHNKTLLSQITIDATAIAVSCGDCGYSFNVGRPVFKCPKCEGDNLSFSGGNELYIEDIKTKLEE
- the hypB gene encoding hydrogenase nickel incorporation protein HypB, with the translated sequence MCETCGCGQPDKPEPTIKSPIGKDLLSSNDKIAKHNREHLRHIGAFMVHLTSSPGSGKTTLLEQTVERLKGKLSIGVIEGDVATENDADRMRALGVPSQAITTDGACHLSARQVHHALHHLTEDGDFDLIFVENVGNLVCPADFDLGEDYRVVLVSATEGDDKPEKYPPIFRRADALVVSKIDLLPHVEFDVEKVKKHARVIAPRLRTFELSSKSGNGLDKWVNWLLSIVPAKK
- a CDS encoding C10 family peptidase — protein: MRRVIITSLLFVLVPAFAATIVMDDAECVARTYINANANGEDIKATKFLTKDTITLAYVFELSPRGFIVVSANSDIEPLISYSNETNFDFDTSSNNVLFHMIILDMNMRFEAIKITSSEVIEKNNAMWRAFLSSDMELRRHLSTMEIYGPLLDTHWEQTSPFNTYCPIDPSSGGRSVVGCTATSMAQILNYWEYPPFVRFTEDDSYTSGWEPPYIAIDATTASIDSIEYNTYLGPHPSDHFKAALSFAAGVSVQSNYSSYGTGANVDGEDYNYQWGYKNSFQFSGDAAGFLNVLRDDMIAGRPAQLAIYKAGWEDGHAINCDGYNTTGLYHLNMGWGGSYDNWYSLPSGMPVGYSIINYGVLNIETDPRTDSPDACTEAMYISPEPAIQSIRDAVYPLGDRDWFMFSASRESTYAFYASGNSNTYAEIYSSCSSAPLVSSGGTAINEHFSIEFLPSEDGVYYLMTRGESDTTYGYYSLHYQTYPGPGIELTYPNGDEPIEDDNTCILRWEKSGIPSFNAVKIEYSFVGPDGPWISIVDSTTWGFYIWNVPDIDGHVYNCYVRISSLKYDFANDKNDTPIRIIDVSAIEETALPGEFSLSAYPNPFNFAVTISLDGVEVPLRVEIFDLAGRRVDVIARRATPDVAILPQTEGDCHALRARNDGYGEFIWQPDESIGSGIYLVRASSGNSEITKRIVYLK
- the tilS gene encoding tRNA lysidine(34) synthetase TilS, which gives rise to MVDVTEILSHFKANLSAFDLAGKNLRVAISGGSDSVALLCLLKKALPNTEIKALHIDHGIRPESKKEAEFVKELCARFSIPLDIREVFVEKFTKQSTLGLEEAARNLRYCIFAEYTALSEIVATAHTAGDVIETMLFNLARGSGPRGLSGIPISRDGIIRPLLNFWRRDLQKWLKSESIDWIEDKSNLDLRFSRNRIRWMLIPEMRRVFGESVVYRLRREADIFSSCSKFLDSSALKLFQKARIIAFDQILIIDSKIALETQWGWGEILRLCSIELTNPIPSIDFANVSRLYKTAKASRMGRRYPVSGNLHIEVDGNLIFVFKEIPQIREIEAFIDSRIELQNGMGALNISKNRPGTVVQYDGKPLSIRPAQSGDEINSKRKLRRFLSKKGIPRLLRDTMPIVFSGETPIYAPIIGALKPEPALFSLFIDYEGPLKNIFLNKRSINGKL
- the hpt gene encoding hypoxanthine phosphoribosyltransferase, translating into MENYKIHKLIDQMAIKTRIAEVAKQIENDYSDTNPIIAVVLKGGFIFAADLVRNINTPFTIDFIGASSYIGTKSSGDIKITKDLNTPVGGRNLILVEDIVDTGLTLYNLCKTLQQREPLSIKIAALLLKNIDRPFDLPVDYYAFEIPDKFVVGFGLDYNEKHRGLPYVGYIEPFE
- a CDS encoding DNA translocase FtsK; the protein is MRNTKSSQKNSGHSIRGIIASIMLVSFALWLFMSIVGAPPASSELSNVGFNKFGGPVGAFAASHLVATFGYLSIFISALIILVAIGRIFQIQVRKIAVLGGEIISGHAILACLLGLPESGLSMNIVGNYGLTLSSTVKSVFGGLGSYIFMICLFLGFIAVLTRLDIRGSFQSAGKGISGIIIWLSARKERRSARKEATREEIFAKYSNKLRENHNPGGITGSLIPGDLSHPENYTEPVASIINEDQEVEPNAKETPSNYMEFIPPPIRRNAKTFKENRDFAPKEIEAIPPPPSGHLDTINPKTLHETIPIKKKSIPQLKNPFLSDELETEDKPKPIISQEPPLPEPVISNEKSPEIASIYENMPIEKAKSQHNQSKKISLLRPYKYTPPPLNILIDPEPDPESVSDGALHKQSQRLLETLRSFNVDGVIREICPGPVITRFELEPAVGVKVSRISNLADDIALALKAKDIRIVAPIPGKGAVGIEVPNDNSQIVRIKSEISSDDFNNNKYSLPLALGKRVDGTPAIADLTKMPHLLIAGATGSGKSVCINSIITSIIYAKSPKEVRLILIDPKRLELSVYKGIPHLAAPIVVEPKHASIALNWATEEMDSRYKLLSEVGVRSIADYNTYIDAHKEREDLSKLPYIMVIVDEMADLMVTVASEIEEPIARLAQMARAVGIHLIIATQRPSVDVITGLIKANFPSRIAFKVRSKIDSRTILDIGGAERLLGKGDMLYLPSGYAEAIRIHGCLITTNETERVVKYLRTFPNPFPDKILDMEKQANTIAAQVDQDELFWEAAKIIVMYQQGSTSFLQRKLRVGYTRAGCIIDQLEMAGIVGPFQGSKAREVLVKDLDSIDEMKESGVSV